One genomic segment of Paraburkholderia caffeinilytica includes these proteins:
- a CDS encoding response regulator transcription factor — MTQKIRVIVADDHDCVRVGVMRLLQAAPHIEIVGEAPDTQTLAELLDIHVCDVVVSDIGMPGIDGASNAVSFLRRLFRERSHPCVVVLTMICHAHLLSGLLHLGVAGIVDKRDTAAALIEAIEAAVSGRIYLSNQARVAINATDAPSQPRAGVLSAREWEVFQLYVRGLAVHEIATRLQRSGKTISTQKRSAMRKLGLETENDLIDYARQIGLA; from the coding sequence ATGACACAAAAAATCCGAGTCATCGTGGCCGACGATCACGATTGCGTTCGTGTTGGCGTGATGCGCCTGCTGCAAGCGGCACCTCACATTGAGATAGTCGGCGAGGCACCGGATACCCAAACGCTGGCGGAGTTGCTCGACATCCATGTGTGCGACGTCGTCGTGTCGGATATCGGCATGCCGGGCATTGACGGTGCCAGCAACGCTGTCTCTTTTCTGCGCCGCCTGTTCCGGGAGCGGTCGCATCCCTGCGTCGTCGTGCTGACGATGATCTGTCATGCGCACCTGCTTTCGGGTTTATTGCACCTCGGCGTCGCAGGAATCGTCGACAAGCGCGATACCGCCGCGGCGTTGATCGAAGCGATCGAGGCAGCGGTTAGCGGCCGTATTTATCTATCGAATCAGGCGCGCGTCGCGATAAATGCAACCGATGCGCCGTCGCAGCCGCGCGCGGGCGTGCTGAGCGCGCGCGAATGGGAGGTCTTCCAACTTTATGTGCGAGGTCTGGCTGTTCACGAGATCGCGACACGTCTGCAACGCAGCGGCAAGACCATCAGCACTCAAAAGCGTAGCGCGATGCGCAAGCTCGGTCTCGAGACGGAAAACGATCTTA